One genomic segment of Hordeum vulgare subsp. vulgare chromosome 2H, MorexV3_pseudomolecules_assembly, whole genome shotgun sequence includes these proteins:
- the LOC123428719 gene encoding uncharacterized protein LOC123428719, with protein MAAPPGILEVGCAGCGETLEVDHGLTEFACPDCGMAQSLPPELMPPRPRRALPLPGRGAPYAAPVPPAPPAAPARVTCGGCGSVLCVPHGLGRFACPLCGVELASFPLAAVPVVVSPTAVPIPSPRPMNASEQVQQPSSQSTRAGMVQKPIHSEQTHGQQYKHYFGEESFNSFRAEPRTQIDAARTLQTEPPKHGQQYKHYFGEESFNSFRAEPRTQIDAARTLQTEPPNPSIRRDESHTEPVQGTIARPGKRTQTDAARTLQNELPNASAHREESHTEPVQGNIARSDKRTYRFVFGPKSWQEGNVQKEQPNQVVHASQAQVMPTESAVHTNQAVGRFPDDPIPIHSKQITEHVDVPSAIEHGQIHSRHQVVHEQQAGENPIDTVHMEQETVDSACKPSSENRKRGENTEGNHKRKNNNLINVHASQAQVMPTESSVHINQADRVLMHGKQRTGHVSVPSTIEHEQARSHHQVDHEQQEGENPSDGVHMGQEKVDYVCKPSDKNIKSTENTKGNRKRKNKNLMNSSNECPHLRRSKRLSKGSSPDLIDVGPIQKLDASPDLIDVEPIQKLDASPDLIDVEPIQKLDASPDLIDVEPIQMLDASPHQNHSEAPQTESSIADQTYSPETRWTLPNLGSSSLHEHEIPQKSSNGIDQLDGSDEEVHSNPSDDQNQYMDGQVAEAACSGKNHSEQVALKPHSKNFAEHGRLLNLAASCSRLAALLPVPASTTLPTISSLSSREKLPLECSSPTTPQNQPRTVIYSQDARCDDMLSGSLSKSSKKRKGRPPSVLVEPRKEADRPVLTPNGTDNWSVDPPFPKKVATTISLLIKQNYPGTCISVDEEGRSREVVVHYWHQCPPDVRATVLDEFLKRYKWAPGHEEECQKIFERKAVKQLVNLFCYEKQRVREELAAKKKKLEGSWAVGRANGELEKGDDKEDLEERQGEGSVVENDDPLNWKPFAPDWMQPAWWEMLCDHWARDEFKKVSYQKRKNRSAGGHPSAAAGSQTIAMRDTTSRHAEEARYPVQEQVGSSKRERYYATPVASKKDQTDPSSKSSPDCLNKQGQQPIFTQEQVQQMINRALQGLNETWEKKFMSLEQNMRRTASSRAVPVDTFDSAEGEEDPAAGGDDGEEQDGHWS; from the exons ATGGCGGCGCCGCCGGGGATCCTCGAGGTGGGATGCGCGGGGTGCGGCGAGACACTGGAGGTGGATCATGGCCTCACGGAGTTCGCCTGCCCGGACTGCGGCATGGCCCAGTCGCTCCCGCCGGAGCTCATGCCGCCCCGCCCTCGCCGCGCGCTCCCGCTCCCCGGGCGAGGCGCCCCCTACGCCGCACCCGTCCCGCCCGCCCCGCCCGCCGCGCCCGCTCGAGTCACATGCGGTGGATGCGGATCCGTGCTTTGCGTGCCGCACGGCCTCGGGCGATTCGCCTGCCCGCTCTGCGGCGTCGAGCTCGCGTCATTCCCCCTGGCCGCAGTTCCGGTCGTGGTGTCGCCCACAGCCGTCCCAATCCCCTCCCCCCGGCCAATGAATGCCTCCGAG CAGGTGCAGCAGCCTTCGAGTCAATCAACTCGTGCAGGAATGGTTCAAAAGCCCATTCATTCAGAGCAGACACATGGACAACAATACAAGCATTATTTTGGAGAGGAGTCCTTCAATTCATTTAGAGCTGAGCCAAGAACACAGATTGATGCAGCAAGGACGCTACAAACTGAGCCTCCTAAACATGGACAACAATACAAGCATTATTTTGGAGAGGAGTCCTTCAATTCATTTAGAGCTGAGCCAAGAACACAGATTGATGCAGCAAGGACGCTACAAACTGAGCCTCCTAATCCTTCAATCCGTAGGGATGAGTCACATACTGAACCTGTCCAAGGAACTATTGCCAGGCCTGGCAAGAGGACACAAACTGATGCAGCAAGGACACTGCAAAATGAGCTTCCTAATGCTTCAGCCCATAGGGAGGAGTCACATACTGAACCTGTCCAAGGAAATATTGCCAGGTCTGACAAGAGAACATATAGATTTGTATTTGGTCCAAAATCGTGGCAAGAAGGAAATGTCCAAAAAGAGCAGCCTAACCAGGTTGTCCATGCATCACAGGCTCAAGTAATGCCCACAGAGTCTGCAGTTCATACAAACCAGGCAGTAGGAAGGTTTcctgatgacccaattccaattCACAGCAAGCAGATAACTGAACATGTGGATGTCCCTAGTGCTATCGAGCATGGGCAGATACATTCTCGGCATCAAGTTGTCCATGAGCAGCAGGCAGGTGAAAATCCCATTGACACAGTCCACATGGAGCAGGAAACGGTGGACTCTGCTTGCAAGCCATCAAGCGAAAATAGGAAGAGAGGCGAAAATACTGAAGGAAATCATAAGAGGAAAAACAATAATTTGATAAATGTCCACGCATCACAGGCACAAGTAATGCCCACAGAGTCTTCGGTTCATATAAACCAGGCGGACAGAGTGTTAATGCACGGCAAGCAGAGAACTGGACATGTGTCTGTCCCTAGTACCATCGAGCATGAGCAGGCACGTTCTCATCATCAAGTTGACCATGAGCAGCAGGAAGGTGAAAATCCTAGTGACGGAGTCCACATGGGGCAGGAAAAGGTGGACTATGTCTGCAAGCCATCAGACAAAAATATAAAGAGCACCGAAAATACTAAAGGAAATCGTAAGAGAAAAAACAAGAATTTGATGAATTCTTCAAATGAGTGTCCTCATCTTAGGCGCAGTAAACGCCTGTCAAAGGGATCATCACCAGACCTTATTGACGTTGGGCCTATCCAGAAGTTAGATGCTTCACCAGACCTTATTGACGTTGAGCCTATCCAGAAGTTAGATGCTTCACCAGACCTTATTGATGTTGAGCCTATCCAGAAGTTAGATGCTTCACCAGACCTTATCGATGTTGAGCCTATCCAGATGTTAGATGCTTCCCCCCATCAAAATCATTCAGAAGCTCCACAGACTGAGAGTAGCATAGCTGATCAAACCTACTCTCCAGAGACTAGGTGGACGCTTCCTAATCTTGGTTCTAGTTCATTGCATGAGCATGAGATTCCTCAAAAAAGCTCTAATGGGATTGACCAGCTTGATGGAAGTGATGAGGAAGTGCATTCGAATCCATCTGATGATCAGAATCAGTATATGGATGGACAAGTGGCAGAAGCAGCTTGTAGTGGCAAGAACCACTCGGAGCAGGTGGCACTCAAGCCTCACAGCAAGAATTTTGCAGAGCATGGCAGGCTGTTGAACCTGGCTGCTTCATGCAGCCGCCTTGCTGCCTTGTTGCCTGTTCCAGCTTCCACTACTTTGCCCACCATTTCCTCGCTTTCTTCACGTGAAA AGCTACCACTTGAGTGCAGCAGTCCGACAACACCACAGAACCAACCACGAACAGTTATATATTCCCAG GATGCACGGTGTGATGATATGCTATCAGGGTCTCTTAGCAAGTCATCAAAAAAGCGCAAGGGGCGTCCCCCTTCAGTGCTAGTGGAACCACGCAAAGAAGCTGATAGGCCTGTGTTGACGCCCAATGGTACAGA CAACTGGAGTGTCGACCCGCCGTTTCCTAAGAAGGTAGCAActaccatctcccttcttatcaaGCAGAACTATCCTGGGACCTGTATTTCAGTGGATGAAGAGGGAAGATCCCGTGAGGTTGTGGTTCACTATTGGCACCAATGCCCTCCAGATGTAAGGGCTACCGTGCTGGATGAATTCCTT AAACGCTACAAGTGGGCCCCTGGCCACGAAGAGGAGTGCCAGAAGATCTTTGAGCGCAAAGCAGTTAAACAGTTAGTTAACCTGTTTTGCTATGAGAAACAAAGGGTTAGAGAGGAGTTGGCAGCAAAGAAAAAGAAGCTCGAAGGATCTTGGGCGGTTGGTAGGGCCAATGGAGAATTAGAAAAGGGAGATGATAAAGAAGATTTAGAGGAACGACAGGGAGAAGGATCCGTTGTGGAGAATGACGATCCACTGAATTGGAAACCGTTTGCCCCTGATTGGATGCAACCAGCATGGTGGGAAATGTTGTGTGACCATTGGGCCCGAGATGAATTTAAGAAGGTTTCTTACCAAAAAAGAAAGAATCGGAGTGCAGGAGGCCACCCCTCTGCAGCTGCAGGCTCACAAACCATAGCAATGCGG GATACCACATCCCGGCATGCTGAGGAGGCCAGATATCCTGTGCAGGAGCAGGTGGGGAGCTCGAAGCGTGAGAGGTACTATGCTACTCCTGTAGCCAGCAAGAAGGACCAGACTGATCCATCGTCAAAGTCCTCCCCAGATTGCTTGAACAAACAGGGACAACAGCCAATATTCACGCAGGAGCAGGTGCAGCAGATGATTAATCGGGCTCTACAAGGACTGAATGAAACTTGGGAGAAGAAGTTTATGTCGTTGGAGCAAAACATGCGCAGGACGGCCTCGTCACGCGCTGTTCCCGTc GACACATTCGATTCAGCAGAGGGAGAGGAAGATCCAGCCGCCGGAGGAGACGACGGCGAGGAGCAGGATGGGCATTGGAGCTAG